In Acidiferrobacteraceae bacterium, the genomic stretch CATGGTTGGCTCCATACAAGTGTTATGGCCGGGTGAAGCTGCCCTATGCAATTCGGATGCCACGGAACGGGAGCACTCGACGCGACGAAACCTGCGCGGAAACCCTGCTGTTATCAATGCATTCATTGACAGCCGGGTCAAACTGACTCAACATGATTCAAGTTGTATCAGTTTGACGCATGACCTGTGCGGATGTGGTGGTCTTGCGGTGTTCTTTCGCACAAGCGATCGATCGATTCTTCCGGTATCGCTGGCGTCTTCCAGACAAAAAAACTGAACAAACTGAAGGAGCCTTTTCCATGGAACAGGCCATCAGTGCTCCTCTTCCCACCGACGCGAAATCTCGCGCCCCGGATCCTTCGGCCAGGCGACGGACAGCGATCCTGGTCGTAGACGACGAGCCCGGAATTCGCACGTTCTTGCAACGTGCCCTGGCGGAAAACTACGGTCTGGTGGAAACGGCCGACTCCATCGCGGCCGCCGAGGAACTCAGGCGTCGCTATCGCTTCGATCTCATGCTCGTGGACATACGGTTGCCCGATGGGTCGGGTCTGGAGTGGGTGGGTTCACTCCAGCGCGAGGAAGAGACACCGGATGTCATCTTCATCACCGCGTACGCCGATCTCGAATCCACGATCCAGGCGGTCCGGTACGGAGCCAGCGA encodes the following:
- a CDS encoding response regulator; the encoded protein is MEQAISAPLPTDAKSRAPDPSARRRTAILVVDDEPGIRTFLQRALAENYGLVETADSIAAAEELRRRYRFDLMLVDIRLPDGSGLEWVGSLQREEETPDVIFITAYADLESTIQAVRYGASDFILKPFRLEQIIASIERWFAHRELAEKNQVYRQHIDGLVDRIYGNRGLLGQSAAIRQLNETIARVAPTPSSILIEGETGTGKELAAWAIHRFSGRNEAFVPINCAGIPV